One Etheostoma cragini isolate CJK2018 chromosome 19, CSU_Ecrag_1.0, whole genome shotgun sequence DNA segment encodes these proteins:
- the ing2 gene encoding inhibitor of growth protein 2, producing the protein MLGHHYTNADKSQQLVNYVEDYLECVESLPLDIQRNVSLLREIDAKYQEVLKEVDEVFEKYKGEQDGAQRKRLQVQLQRALIISQELGDEKIHVVTQMTELVENRSRQMDSHSLCLQEPSEAERVSTERRSSIQDSPAPERTSARRPRRQRNSESRDSSHPSANGSLVDDPVEELSIPTPREKKSKSAKKKKRKAKQERDASPVDFAIDPNEPTYCLCEQVSYGEMIGCDNDQCPIEWFHFSCVGLTYKPKGKWYCPKCRGDNEKTMDKSLDKNRKDRRSR; encoded by the exons ATGTTAGGCCATCATTATACAAATGCCGACAAGTCGCAACAACTGGTCAACTATGTGGAGGATTATCTGGAATGTGTGGAGTCTCTGCCTCTGGacatacaaagaaatgtttCTCTGCTTCGAGAAATTGATGCCAAGTATCAAG AGGTGCTGAAGGAGGTGGATGAAGTGTTTGAGAAGTACAAAGGTGAGCAGGATGGAGCTCAAAGAAAGCGCCTTCAGGTCCAGCTGCAGAGAGCGCTCATCATCAGCCAGGAGCTGGGCGATGAGAAGATCCATGTAGTGACCCAGATGACTGAGCTGGTGGAGAACCGCTCCCGCCAGATGGACTCCCACTCCCTTTGCCTCCAGGAGCCCAGCGAGGCAGAGCGAGTCTCTACGGAGCGGCGCTCCAGCATCCAAGACTCGCCGGCCCCGGAGCGCACCTCGGCCCGCCGCCCACGGCGCCAGCGCAACAGCGAGAGCCGGGACTCGAGCCACCCATCGGCCAACGGCTCTCTGGTGGACGACCCGGTGGAGGAGCTGTCCATTCCTACCCCCCGGGAGAAGAAGTCCAAGTCCGCGAAGAAGAAAAAGCGCAAGGCCAAACAGGAGCGAGATGCCTCGCCGGTTGACTTCGCCATCGACCCCAACGAGCCCACCTACTGCCTGTGCGAGCAGGTGTCATATGGTGAGATGATCGGCTGCGACAATGACCAGTGCCCCATCGAGTGGTTCCACTTCTCATGTGTGGGGCTAACCTACAAGCCCAAAGGCAAGTGGTACTGCCCCAAATGCAGAGGGGACAACGAAAAGACTATGGACAAAAGCctagacaaaaacagaaaagaccGCAGGTCAAGGTAG